Proteins from a single region of Mucilaginibacter daejeonensis:
- a CDS encoding S66 peptidase family protein, producing the protein MQRKQFISLLAPLTVAMSTVKASASLSERSRKFKVPPYLQPGDLIGVTCPAGQISTEDVMPAVREMEKWGLRVRIGATVGQRDHALGGTDDERATDLQYMLDDPGIKAIMCARGGYGVVRIIDRLNFDGFKASPKWVIGFSDITVLHEHIHQNLRYATLHSKMCNSFPSDMAKADAIQIDTIASIQQALVGKPMSYTAPAAAGNRFGKATGALIGGNLTIVASMTGTHSDIDTKGKILFLEDTGEYLYNIDRMMYNLLRSGKLDHLAGLIIGGFKLKPEEGDEFGKDLVTIVTEKTEKFDYPVCFDFPVGHQRNNFALKCGVLHQFEVSASGTTLRSLS; encoded by the coding sequence ATGCAGCGTAAACAATTCATCTCTTTGCTCGCGCCCCTTACTGTAGCCATGTCGACCGTCAAGGCCTCTGCATCGTTAAGTGAGCGTTCGAGAAAGTTCAAGGTACCGCCTTATCTTCAACCCGGCGACCTGATCGGGGTGACCTGCCCTGCCGGCCAGATCAGTACAGAGGACGTCATGCCTGCGGTGCGTGAAATGGAGAAATGGGGTCTCAGGGTGCGTATCGGTGCAACGGTTGGCCAGCGCGACCATGCCCTTGGCGGTACTGATGATGAACGCGCTACCGACCTGCAATACATGCTTGACGACCCTGGCATCAAAGCCATCATGTGCGCCCGGGGTGGTTACGGTGTGGTACGCATCATTGACCGTTTGAATTTCGATGGCTTCAAGGCGTCACCAAAATGGGTGATAGGCTTTAGCGACATTACCGTACTTCATGAGCACATCCATCAAAACCTGCGTTATGCAACGCTGCATAGTAAGATGTGCAATAGCTTCCCCTCAGATATGGCCAAAGCCGATGCCATCCAGATAGATACCATCGCATCCATCCAGCAAGCACTTGTGGGCAAACCCATGAGCTATACCGCTCCTGCCGCTGCTGGCAACCGCTTTGGCAAAGCTACCGGAGCGCTGATCGGTGGTAACCTCACCATCGTGGCCAGCATGACGGGAACCCATTCTGACATCGACACCAAAGGCAAGATCCTGTTTTTGGAAGATACGGGCGAGTACCTCTATAATATAGACCGCATGATGTACAACCTGCTGCGGAGCGGCAAGCTTGATCATTTAGCCGGACTGATCATTGGCGGCTTCAAACTCAAGCCTGAAGAGGGCGACGAGTTTGGGAAAGACCTGGTGACGATCGTTACCGAAAAAACAGAAAAATTCGATTATCCTGTGTGTTTTGACTTCCCGGTCGGACACCAGCGAAACAACTTTGCTTTGAAGTGTGGCGTTCTGCATCAGTTCGAAGTATCCGCTTCGGGTACCACATTACGTTCACTGTCCTGA
- a CDS encoding SusC/RagA family TonB-linked outer membrane protein, giving the protein MKRTFTRAFFLVLLCISSVAAMAQDITVKGKVTDGRDKQPLPGVTVKVQGGTAGTQTDAEGNYTITAPGGGTLTFSYIGYASQDVAITNRTIINIEMGSSARSLEQVVVVGYGTQRRRDVTGAVANISGEQLARQPVQTPTQALQGKVSGVQVIGSGQPNSQPQLRIRGTGSVLGGANPLYVVDGVLTDDIRNINNNDILSMDVLKDASAAIYGVRGANGVVIITTRKGKKGPPVVRYDANAGFRELSNKIQMANREQYINYLRDANPSILTQDAAPLTIPGTTDWYDAVLKKGLQMSHNLSVSGGSDNSTYFVSANTFTDDGLIKTNAFDRYSFRTNLDIKITDKINFGTNMALTRSKERPTALEGVYSSVYRAAPVIPAINDAGRYGNTSLWNNMGNPLLSLNNANSQTINNRVQGNVYLEYKPIKSLTLRTAFNTDAYWNKQRNYVGKFSNDANTFTVAGGSQLVNNSTLFIQNDQSFWTVWDNTATWKQTFGKHDITVLGGYTQEYIKTDLFSGTRRDVPADQDLWYLDVGNPEVGATYANSGTLFRRLSYLGRVNYSYAGKYLLTASYRADGSSRFSKKFGYFPTVGLGWVISEEGFMKDSKLINNLKLRASWGQLGNDNISQGLFVTTATPNLPYFYGNSLNLGTAIQDIKDTNLKWERTNQLDIGLEYGLFNNRLTGEMDYYKKKVNDALTNVTIPGILGDPDAIYVTNAASYQNEGAEFSIRWNDKIGKLGYNIGGNINYNKNTVVGLNGGQALLGGGIGNQGSITRTDNGQPIASYYVLQQTGIFQNQAQINAAPAYNLNGYSKTIGGMMFADTNGDGTVDANDRIYAGSYQPKWYGGFNLGLNYSNWDLAADFYGNWGNKIYNGRKAFRANGADNVEANYVTNRWTPSNPSNVNPQVITQNIPASTYFVESGAFLRLNNLTLGYTIPADALKKMKINRIRMYLTSQNLFTAKRYSGFTPELLNTDILASGVDLNGYPTTRTFAFGLNVEF; this is encoded by the coding sequence ATGAAAAGAACATTTACAAGGGCCTTTTTCCTTGTTTTGCTATGTATCTCATCCGTTGCTGCAATGGCTCAAGACATTACAGTGAAGGGTAAGGTGACCGATGGCAGAGACAAACAACCGCTTCCCGGTGTTACCGTAAAGGTACAAGGCGGTACCGCCGGCACTCAAACCGATGCCGAAGGTAATTACACCATCACCGCTCCTGGTGGCGGCACACTAACTTTCTCATACATTGGCTACGCCTCACAAGATGTAGCTATCACAAACCGTACCATTATTAATATAGAGATGGGTTCATCGGCACGCTCACTCGAACAAGTGGTAGTAGTAGGCTACGGTACACAGCGCCGCCGCGATGTTACAGGAGCTGTGGCCAACATATCGGGCGAACAACTTGCCCGCCAGCCGGTGCAAACACCAACACAGGCCTTGCAGGGTAAGGTGAGCGGTGTGCAGGTGATCGGCTCAGGTCAGCCTAACTCGCAACCGCAACTGCGCATACGTGGTACAGGTTCGGTTCTGGGTGGCGCCAACCCGCTATATGTAGTAGATGGTGTGCTCACCGATGATATCCGTAACATCAACAACAATGATATATTGAGCATGGATGTGCTCAAGGATGCCTCGGCCGCTATATATGGTGTGCGTGGTGCCAACGGTGTGGTGATCATCACTACCCGTAAAGGCAAAAAAGGTCCGCCGGTGGTGCGCTATGACGCAAATGCCGGTTTCCGCGAATTATCTAATAAGATACAGATGGCCAACCGTGAGCAATACATTAACTACTTGCGCGATGCCAATCCAAGCATACTCACGCAGGACGCTGCACCGCTTACCATACCTGGCACTACCGACTGGTATGATGCTGTGTTGAAAAAAGGACTGCAAATGAGCCATAACCTCTCTGTAAGTGGCGGTAGCGATAATTCCACCTACTTTGTAAGTGCCAATACGTTCACTGATGATGGCTTGATCAAGACCAATGCTTTTGACCGCTACAGCTTCCGCACCAATCTGGACATCAAGATCACCGACAAGATCAACTTTGGTACTAACATGGCACTGACACGGAGCAAAGAGCGCCCAACGGCTTTAGAGGGCGTTTACAGTAGCGTGTATCGCGCCGCGCCCGTGATCCCGGCCATTAATGATGCAGGCCGCTACGGCAACACCAGTTTGTGGAACAACATGGGTAACCCTTTGCTGAGCCTCAACAACGCCAACAGCCAAACCATCAACAACCGCGTGCAGGGTAACGTTTACCTGGAGTACAAGCCGATCAAATCCTTAACGTTGCGTACCGCGTTCAATACCGATGCTTACTGGAACAAGCAACGCAATTATGTGGGCAAATTCTCGAACGATGCCAATACCTTTACCGTTGCAGGTGGATCACAGTTGGTGAACAACAGTACCTTGTTCATCCAAAATGATCAATCGTTCTGGACGGTGTGGGACAACACCGCTACCTGGAAACAGACATTTGGCAAACATGACATCACCGTGTTAGGTGGTTATACCCAGGAGTACATCAAGACAGACCTTTTCAGCGGCACCCGTCGTGACGTACCCGCCGACCAGGACCTTTGGTACCTGGACGTGGGCAACCCGGAGGTTGGCGCCACTTATGCCAACAGCGGTACCCTATTCCGTCGTTTGTCATACCTCGGTCGTGTGAACTATTCATATGCCGGTAAATATTTATTGACCGCCTCATATAGGGCCGATGGTAGCTCGCGCTTCAGCAAAAAATTCGGCTACTTCCCTACCGTGGGACTGGGCTGGGTGATCAGCGAAGAAGGTTTCATGAAGGACAGCAAACTGATCAACAACTTGAAATTGCGTGCCAGCTGGGGCCAGTTGGGTAACGACAACATCAGCCAGGGCTTGTTCGTGACCACCGCTACGCCTAACCTACCCTACTTTTACGGTAACAGCTTGAACCTGGGTACGGCCATTCAGGACATTAAGGATACGAACCTGAAATGGGAACGTACCAACCAATTGGATATCGGTTTGGAATACGGCCTATTCAACAACCGCCTGACCGGTGAAATGGATTACTACAAAAAGAAGGTGAACGATGCCTTGACCAACGTGACCATCCCAGGCATATTGGGTGATCCGGACGCCATCTATGTTACCAATGCTGCATCATACCAGAACGAAGGTGCCGAATTCTCGATCCGCTGGAATGACAAGATCGGCAAACTGGGTTACAACATTGGCGGTAACATCAACTACAACAAAAATACGGTGGTCGGCCTTAACGGTGGCCAGGCCCTGTTGGGTGGTGGTATAGGCAACCAGGGCAGCATAACCCGCACCGATAATGGCCAGCCTATCGCCAGCTACTACGTGCTACAGCAAACCGGCATATTTCAGAACCAGGCACAGATCAACGCTGCGCCAGCATATAACCTGAACGGTTACTCCAAAACGATCGGCGGCATGATGTTCGCCGACACCAACGGCGATGGTACCGTTGATGCGAACGACCGCATTTACGCCGGTTCATACCAGCCAAAATGGTATGGTGGCTTCAACCTGGGCTTAAATTATAGCAATTGGGACCTTGCTGCCGACTTTTACGGCAACTGGGGCAACAAGATCTACAATGGTCGCAAAGCATTCCGCGCCAACGGTGCCGATAACGTAGAAGCGAATTACGTGACCAACCGCTGGACACCAAGCAATCCTTCTAACGTGAACCCTCAGGTGATCACACAGAACATCCCAGCCTCTACCTATTTCGTTGAGTCGGGCGCCTTTTTACGCTTGAACAACCTGACCTTGGGTTACACCATCCCGGCCGATGCCTTAAAAAAGATGAAGATCAACCGTATCCGCATGTACCTCACCTCGCAGAACTTGTTCACCGCGAAACGCTACAGCGGCTTCACACCTGAATTGTTGAATACCGACATCCTGGCTTCGGGTGTCGACCTTAACGGGTACCCGACCACCCGCACCTTTGCATTTGGGCTTAATGTTGAATTTTAA
- a CDS encoding RagB/SusD family nutrient uptake outer membrane protein codes for MRTLYRNTAACFIGAALICTSYSCTKSLDIDPQGQITQSQIISDPNVAANLVTGIYNIFFAGDAFGNDVRGFQYVILGDIASDDADKGSTPADYGDAATVDALTTGASNGVVNNIWKGYYQAIARANQALAQLQNAQFDTTTKNKLIGEARFLRAYFYFNLVRIFGGVPLLDRVPAASEANSPQFQTRATAQDIYKFVIDDLTFAAANLPVIANTSADVGRASKGAAQSLLAKVYLYNKDYQNAYLQSQAVITSGTYRLQSDFTTLFRAASNNSAESIFEIQAGQNLACNASIDRFSTAQGPRAGGKNGWQDRGYGFNNPSVSLVNEFESGDVRKNATIITINPSNGANSVGTVLFDGLRIPTQDSVQNSRYNYKAYYSREAEPNCGNFDRLPKHVMVIRYAEVLLINAEAALQTGQSGVALTDVNLVRARAKVPALTGAPTLQQIWHERRVELAMEQDRFFDLVRQESVQPGRAAAAFAADGGKTWSSTKALFPIPQQQIDLSGGNLKQNPGY; via the coding sequence ATGAGAACTCTATATAGAAATACGGCCGCCTGCTTCATTGGTGCGGCACTGATATGCACCAGTTATTCGTGCACCAAATCTTTAGATATCGACCCTCAGGGTCAGATCACCCAGTCGCAGATAATAAGCGACCCTAACGTGGCCGCCAACCTGGTTACGGGCATATACAATATCTTTTTCGCAGGCGATGCCTTTGGGAACGATGTTCGCGGCTTTCAATACGTCATTTTAGGCGACATCGCGTCTGACGATGCCGACAAAGGCAGTACCCCTGCCGATTATGGCGATGCGGCGACCGTTGACGCACTGACCACCGGCGCCAGCAACGGCGTAGTGAACAACATTTGGAAAGGTTACTACCAGGCCATTGCCCGCGCTAACCAGGCACTGGCGCAACTGCAGAATGCTCAATTTGATACCACCACCAAGAACAAGCTGATCGGTGAGGCGCGTTTCCTGCGGGCTTACTTCTACTTTAACTTGGTACGCATATTTGGTGGTGTCCCATTGCTTGACCGTGTACCGGCCGCCAGTGAGGCTAACAGTCCGCAGTTCCAAACCCGCGCCACGGCTCAGGACATTTACAAATTCGTGATCGATGATCTGACCTTCGCGGCGGCTAACCTGCCTGTGATCGCGAACACCAGCGCCGATGTGGGCCGTGCCAGCAAAGGCGCAGCACAATCACTGCTTGCCAAAGTTTACCTGTACAACAAAGATTATCAGAACGCTTACCTGCAATCACAAGCGGTGATAACCAGCGGCACTTATCGTTTACAAAGCGATTTTACCACCCTGTTCCGTGCGGCCAGCAACAATAGCGCTGAGTCGATATTTGAGATACAAGCAGGCCAGAACCTGGCATGTAACGCGTCGATCGATCGTTTCTCTACTGCGCAAGGTCCACGGGCCGGAGGTAAGAACGGCTGGCAGGATCGTGGCTACGGCTTCAACAACCCATCGGTAAGCCTGGTGAACGAGTTCGAGTCAGGTGATGTAAGGAAGAACGCTACCATTATCACCATCAATCCGTCTAACGGGGCCAACTCTGTCGGTACCGTGCTTTTTGATGGTTTGCGCATCCCAACACAAGATTCGGTACAGAACTCACGTTACAACTACAAGGCATATTACAGCCGCGAGGCTGAACCTAACTGCGGCAACTTTGATCGTTTACCTAAACATGTAATGGTGATCCGTTATGCCGAGGTACTCCTGATCAATGCCGAAGCAGCTTTGCAAACCGGACAATCAGGCGTAGCCCTTACCGATGTGAACCTGGTACGTGCCCGAGCTAAAGTACCTGCACTGACCGGCGCACCTACCCTGCAACAGATCTGGCACGAACGCCGTGTGGAGCTGGCCATGGAGCAAGATCGCTTCTTTGACCTCGTTCGTCAGGAATCGGTGCAACCGGGCCGTGCGGCGGCAGCTTTTGCAGCAGATGGCGGCAAGACCTGGTCATCGACCAAGGCGCTGTTCCCGATACCACAGCAACAGATCGACCTGAGCGGTGGTAACCTGAAACAAAACCCGGGTTATTAA
- a CDS encoding glucoamylase family protein, which translates to MQAASSLICFYLLLLISIAPAHAQSRVKKRLTDTQLLDLIERQTFQYFWDGAEPTSGLARERYHVDGEYPQNDKDVVATGAAGFGVMSIVASIDRHYITRKAGFERLKKAVSFLERTERLHGAWSHWILPDGKAKPFGKEDDGGDLVETAYLAQGLLTVRQYFRNGNAAEKQLAARIDKLYQGIEWDWYRNGGKNVLYWHWSPTVGWKKNFPLEGYNECLITYIMAAASPTHTIPAEVYHQGWARSGKIDTNRSVYGYKIRLKHNGAPFGVGPLFWAQYSYLGLNPKGLTDRYADYWTENKNHALIHRAYCIENPKNFKGYGADCWGLTASYSVNGYAAHNPSEDLGVIAPTAALASYPYTPAYSLKVMRHLYEDLGDKVWGKYGFYDAFSETANWYPKRYLGIDQGPIVVMIENGRSGLLWKLFMSCPEVKAGLKKLGFNSPYIK; encoded by the coding sequence ATGCAAGCAGCTTCCTCCCTTATATGCTTTTACCTCCTATTGCTGATAAGCATCGCGCCAGCCCATGCACAGTCCCGCGTTAAAAAGAGACTTACCGATACCCAGCTACTCGACCTGATCGAACGGCAGACCTTTCAATATTTTTGGGATGGCGCCGAACCTACCTCGGGCCTGGCCCGTGAACGCTACCATGTCGATGGCGAATACCCACAGAACGATAAGGACGTGGTGGCCACCGGTGCCGCCGGTTTCGGGGTGATGAGTATCGTGGCGTCTATAGACCGTCATTACATTACCCGCAAGGCGGGTTTTGAGCGGTTGAAGAAAGCGGTCAGCTTTTTGGAAAGAACGGAGCGCCTCCACGGTGCATGGTCGCACTGGATATTGCCCGATGGCAAGGCCAAGCCCTTTGGGAAGGAAGACGATGGCGGCGACCTGGTAGAGACCGCTTACCTGGCGCAAGGCCTGTTGACCGTTCGCCAATATTTCAGGAACGGCAATGCGGCTGAGAAACAACTGGCCGCCCGTATAGATAAGCTTTACCAAGGCATTGAATGGGACTGGTACCGTAATGGCGGCAAGAACGTGCTGTACTGGCACTGGAGCCCTACCGTTGGCTGGAAAAAGAATTTCCCGCTCGAAGGTTACAACGAGTGTTTGATCACCTACATCATGGCGGCCGCTTCGCCTACGCATACCATACCGGCCGAAGTTTACCACCAGGGCTGGGCACGCAGCGGTAAGATCGACACCAACCGATCGGTATATGGCTACAAGATCCGCCTTAAACATAACGGCGCACCTTTCGGAGTGGGACCATTATTTTGGGCGCAATACTCGTACCTCGGCCTGAACCCTAAGGGGCTGACCGACCGCTACGCCGACTACTGGACCGAGAACAAGAACCATGCACTGATCCACCGCGCTTACTGCATCGAGAATCCGAAAAATTTTAAAGGTTACGGTGCCGATTGCTGGGGCCTGACGGCCAGCTATTCGGTAAATGGTTACGCGGCTCATAACCCGTCTGAAGACCTTGGTGTGATCGCGCCGACGGCTGCACTGGCCTCCTACCCTTACACGCCGGCTTATTCGCTCAAGGTGATGCGTCATTTGTATGAGGACCTTGGCGATAAGGTTTGGGGGAAGTACGGTTTTTATGATGCGTTCAGCGAAACGGCCAACTGGTATCCTAAGCGTTACCTGGGCATTGATCAGGGACCGATCGTAGTGATGATCGAGAATGGCCGTTCGGGTTTATTGTGGAAACTATTCATGAGCTGCCCTGAAGTAAAGGCTGGGCTTAAAAAATTGGGATTCAATTCGCCGTACATCAAATGA
- a CDS encoding family 43 glycosylhydrolase, which translates to MKTYYFFLFSLLMATGVMAQPTQNRTYCNPLNLDYTYMIYNADQGLSYRSGADPAVVKFRGEYYMFVTRSLGYWHSVDMTNWNFIVPEKWYFQGSNAPAAHNYKDSVLYVTGDPSGSMSVLYTDNPKKGDWKACPFILNDLQDPDLFIDDDGRAYMFWGSSNTYPIRGRELDRKNNFKPIGPTTELFKLDGDKHGWERFGENHSDTKLKGYMEGAWLTKHNGKYYMQYAAPGTEFNVYGDGVYVADKPLGPYTYAPNNPVSYKPGGFINGAGHGSTVLGPGNKYWHYASMAVSVNVNWERRLCAFPAGFDADGLMYTNTNYGDYPHYAPAMPSRNGEFTGWMLLSYKKPVTASTSKDADHAPEKALDENVKTFWLASANDDKQWLQVDMQNVATVNALQINYSDHKADLYGRVPGLRHRYWVESSTDGKNWNTIIDKKESFTDNPNDYVELEAPVKARYVRYHNVKVPTGSLAISGFRVFGKGTGKVPGTPASFKVARKADRRDALLTWNAVKGAQGYNIKWGIAPNRLYDSWLVYGVDQLDLKSLGTDQMYYFTVEAFNENGISKPTSAQRVN; encoded by the coding sequence ATGAAGACGTACTATTTTTTCTTATTCTCTTTGCTGATGGCGACGGGCGTGATGGCGCAACCCACGCAGAACCGCACCTATTGCAACCCACTCAACCTTGATTATACCTACATGATCTACAACGCCGATCAGGGCCTGTCGTACCGCTCGGGTGCAGACCCGGCGGTAGTAAAATTCAGAGGTGAGTATTACATGTTCGTGACCCGCTCGCTGGGGTACTGGCACTCGGTCGACATGACCAACTGGAACTTCATCGTTCCGGAAAAATGGTACTTCCAGGGCAGCAATGCACCTGCCGCTCATAACTACAAGGATTCGGTATTGTACGTCACCGGCGACCCATCAGGCTCCATGAGTGTTTTGTATACTGATAACCCTAAAAAGGGCGACTGGAAAGCCTGCCCTTTTATCCTGAACGACCTGCAAGATCCTGACCTTTTTATCGATGATGATGGCCGCGCCTACATGTTCTGGGGGTCGTCCAACACCTACCCTATCCGCGGGCGAGAGCTGGACCGTAAGAACAACTTTAAACCCATCGGTCCGACCACGGAGCTATTCAAATTGGATGGCGACAAGCATGGTTGGGAACGCTTCGGCGAGAACCACTCCGACACTAAGCTTAAAGGCTACATGGAAGGCGCCTGGCTCACCAAGCACAACGGCAAATACTATATGCAGTACGCCGCACCTGGCACAGAGTTCAATGTTTATGGCGATGGCGTTTACGTGGCCGACAAACCATTAGGTCCGTACACCTATGCCCCTAACAACCCGGTATCATACAAGCCGGGCGGTTTCATCAACGGTGCCGGGCATGGCAGTACGGTGTTAGGTCCGGGCAATAAGTATTGGCACTACGCCTCCATGGCCGTATCGGTCAACGTGAATTGGGAAAGGCGTTTGTGTGCCTTCCCGGCTGGCTTTGATGCCGATGGGCTTATGTATACGAACACCAACTACGGCGATTATCCGCATTACGCACCCGCCATGCCATCGCGCAACGGTGAGTTCACGGGCTGGATGCTGCTATCCTACAAAAAGCCCGTCACTGCGTCAACTTCGAAAGATGCAGATCATGCGCCCGAAAAAGCTTTGGATGAAAATGTAAAGACCTTTTGGCTGGCCTCGGCTAATGATGATAAGCAATGGTTGCAGGTAGACATGCAGAATGTTGCCACTGTAAATGCATTGCAGATCAACTACAGCGACCACAAGGCAGATCTGTACGGACGTGTACCTGGTCTGCGCCATCGTTATTGGGTGGAAAGCAGTACTGATGGAAAAAATTGGAACACCATCATCGATAAAAAAGAGAGTTTTACCGATAATCCTAACGACTATGTAGAGTTGGAAGCGCCGGTGAAGGCACGGTACGTTCGCTATCACAATGTCAAGGTACCTACCGGCAGTTTGGCTATTTCTGGCTTCCGTGTATTTGGCAAGGGAACCGGTAAAGTGCCGGGTACGCCTGCGTCCTTTAAAGTGGCACGCAAAGCCGATCGTCGGGATGCCCTCCTCACCTGGAATGCTGTGAAAGGCGCTCAGGGTTATAACATCAAATGGGGCATCGCTCCCAATAGATTGTATGATTCGTGGCTGGTGTATGGGGTCGATCAATTAGACCTCAAAAGCCTGGGCACCGATCAAATGTATTATTTCACTGTTGAAGCGTTCAACGAGAATGGCATCAGTAAGCCTACCTCCGCTCAGCGCGTAAATTGA
- the bglX gene encoding beta-glucosidase BglX has protein sequence MNFKKALSLICIGTAGATLAFAQTKRPAVNTDEAKMNAFVSQLMAKMTVDEKIGQLNLVTGGEATTGSVVSTDVESKIAKGQIGGIFSLTTPQRIRKAQEIAVTKSRLKIPMIFGQDVIHGYKTSFPIPLALAASWDLDLIQRTARVAATEATADGLNWAYSPMVDIVRDARWGRVAESSGEDEYLGSQIARVMVKGLQGDLKGNNTMMACVKHFALYGAAESGRDYNTTDMSLDRMYNVYLKPYKAAIDAGAGSAMVSFNDINGTPATANKWLLTDVLRKQWGFKGFVVSDYTGVSELIEHGLGDLQQVSALALKAGTDMDMVSEGYLKTLKTSLQQGKVTIADINNACRLVLEAKYKLGLFQDPYKYCSEERAKTEIMTPANMKFSRDAASQTFVLLKNANKTLPLKKAGNIAVIGPLGNTGANMPGTWAVNADLATTPSLLEGLKAVAGNKANITYSMGSNLTADATLQKNGTMFGREIPRDDRPEAEVIEDAVKAAKKADVVIAALGEGSEMSGESSSRTDIGIPDVQKRLLEALLKTGKPVVLVLFTGRPLTIKWESENVPAILNVWFGGSQAAYAIADVLFGDVNPSGKLPITFPQNVGQVPIYYSHKNTGRPLAKNGWFTKFRSDYLDVSNDPQYPFGFGLSYTTFSYSDVKLSSATLRPGSTITATVTVTNTGSMEGKETVQLYTRDLVGSTTRPVMELKGFKKVSLKPGESKQVSFNISEEDLKFYNAQLKYVAEPGDFKVFVGPNSADVKESKFTLLSK, from the coding sequence ATGAACTTTAAAAAAGCATTATCCCTGATCTGTATAGGCACTGCGGGTGCTACGCTTGCCTTTGCGCAAACCAAACGCCCGGCTGTTAACACCGATGAGGCCAAAATGAATGCCTTTGTAAGCCAGCTAATGGCTAAAATGACCGTTGACGAAAAGATCGGCCAACTCAATCTGGTGACCGGCGGCGAGGCCACCACCGGATCGGTGGTAAGTACCGACGTAGAAAGCAAGATCGCCAAAGGGCAGATCGGCGGCATATTCAGCCTTACCACCCCGCAGCGCATCCGCAAAGCGCAGGAGATCGCGGTGACCAAAAGCCGTTTGAAGATACCGATGATCTTTGGCCAGGACGTGATCCACGGTTACAAGACCAGTTTCCCGATCCCTTTAGCGCTGGCCGCCAGTTGGGACCTTGACCTGATCCAGCGCACGGCCCGCGTAGCCGCCACCGAAGCGACGGCCGATGGATTGAACTGGGCCTATTCGCCCATGGTCGACATCGTTCGTGATGCGCGCTGGGGCCGTGTAGCCGAAAGCTCGGGCGAGGACGAATACCTGGGCTCACAGATCGCCAGGGTAATGGTAAAAGGCTTACAGGGTGACCTTAAAGGCAATAATACCATGATGGCTTGCGTAAAGCACTTTGCCTTATATGGTGCTGCCGAATCAGGTCGTGATTATAACACAACCGACATGAGCCTCGACCGCATGTACAACGTTTACCTCAAACCTTACAAAGCGGCTATTGACGCGGGTGCAGGCAGCGCCATGGTATCGTTCAATGATATCAACGGCACACCGGCCACGGCGAATAAATGGTTGCTGACCGATGTATTGCGCAAGCAATGGGGCTTTAAAGGGTTTGTGGTATCTGACTATACCGGCGTGAGCGAACTGATCGAGCATGGCCTGGGCGACCTGCAACAAGTATCGGCCCTGGCCTTGAAGGCCGGCACCGATATGGACATGGTGAGCGAAGGATATTTGAAGACCCTCAAAACTTCCCTGCAGCAAGGAAAGGTGACCATTGCCGACATCAATAACGCCTGCCGCTTGGTGCTGGAAGCCAAATACAAACTCGGCCTGTTCCAGGATCCGTACAAGTATTGCAGCGAGGAACGCGCCAAGACGGAGATCATGACACCGGCCAACATGAAATTCAGCCGCGATGCCGCCAGCCAAACCTTCGTATTGCTCAAGAATGCTAATAAGACCTTACCGCTTAAAAAAGCGGGGAATATAGCCGTGATCGGTCCGCTGGGTAATACCGGCGCCAACATGCCGGGCACCTGGGCAGTTAACGCCGACCTGGCCACTACCCCGTCATTGTTGGAAGGCTTAAAAGCAGTGGCCGGCAATAAGGCCAACATCACCTACAGCATGGGATCTAATTTAACGGCCGACGCTACCTTGCAAAAGAATGGCACCATGTTCGGCCGCGAGATACCACGTGATGACCGCCCTGAGGCTGAAGTGATCGAGGATGCCGTAAAGGCCGCTAAAAAAGCCGACGTGGTGATCGCAGCACTGGGCGAAGGTTCCGAAATGAGCGGTGAAAGCTCGAGCCGTACCGACATTGGCATCCCTGATGTGCAAAAACGTTTACTGGAAGCTTTACTGAAGACCGGCAAGCCGGTGGTACTGGTGTTATTCACCGGGCGCCCGCTCACCATCAAATGGGAAAGCGAGAACGTGCCGGCCATCCTGAATGTGTGGTTCGGGGGCAGCCAGGCCGCATATGCTATTGCCGATGTATTGTTCGGCGATGTAAATCCTTCAGGTAAACTGCCGATCACCTTCCCGCAAAATGTGGGTCAGGTGCCGATCTATTACAGCCACAAAAATACCGGTCGTCCGCTGGCCAAAAATGGCTGGTTCACCAAGTTCCGTTCGGACTATTTGGATGTAAGCAACGATCCGCAATACCCATTCGGTTTCGGGTTGAGTTACACCACCTTTAGCTACAGCGATGTGAAGTTAAGCAGTGCCACCCTGCGCCCGGGCAGCACCATTACCGCTACGGTGACGGTCACCAACACCGGCAGCATGGAAGGTAAAGAGACCGTGCAGTTGTACACCCGCGACTTGGTGGGTAGTACCACAAGGCCGGTAATGGAGCTAAAAGGCTTTAAAAAAGTGAGCCTTAAACCGGGCGAAAGCAAGCAGGTGAGCTTCAACATCAGCGAGGAGGACCTGAAATTTTATAATGCACAGCTTAAGTACGTGGCCGAACCGGGCGACTTTAAAGTGTTCGTTGGACCAAATTCGGCCGATGTTAAAGAGTCGAAGTTCACACTGTTGAGCAAGTGA